The DNA segment TGCGTGCCCGGTGATCCGGCGGCGGGGCCGGCGACGGGGGTGTGATCACCCGGCTCTGCGCACCCGGGGGCATCCGCTCCCCGGGGGGAATGTTGAACGTCAGCGCGGCAACCGGATCCACCAGCCCATATCCAACCTTGTTGTCCACCCCCGCGGGCGGATTGTGCGCCGACTGCACGATCCGGTTGATCACCTGATGGGCGGACAGCTCGGGGTACTTGGCCCGCACCAGCGCCGCGACGCCGCTGACGTAGGCCGCCGAGAAGCTGGTGCCCCAGAACGGCATGTTCTTCTCACCCGGCCGTGACGGCGGATAGGCGTTGACCGGTCCACCACCTTGTGGCGAGAGGCCCATGATGTGGGTTCCCGGCGCCGCGACACCCACCCACGGACCCGACATGCTTTTGTCGAGTGCGGCGCCCTCGGCGTCGACGGCACCGACCGACAACACGTAGTCGGCGAACCACGACGGTGACGAGATGATCTTGACCTGATGCCAGTCCCGCGGATCCGACGGGTCCAGCGGGTCAAACATCGGGTTGTTGCCGCAGCCAGCTTCCCCGTCGTTGCCGGCCGCGGCCACGATCACGGCGTCCTTGACGGTGGCCGCATACCACAATGCGGCGCCCAGGGCGCGTTGGTCGGCCGGGGCGACCGCCGGCAGGCAGGAGGTCACCGAGATGTTGATCACCTTCGCCCCCATGTTCGCCGCGTGCACCACCGCGCGCGCCACCGTGTTGAGCGTGCCGGCCTTGACCCGCTCGTCGGAGTTGGGGTCCGCCGGTGGCGGGTTGACCGGCTCGAACGCTCGCGACGACTGGCGGATCGAGATGATGGTCGCGTGCGGTGCGACACCCGCTACCCCGTCCGGGGCACCCGGCGGGGGTGGCGGCACCGCGGGTTCGTCCTCGGTCTGCGGATCCGGCGGCCCATGGGCGGGCGCCATCGCACCCGCTTCCTCCGGCGGTGGTGGGGGCGGTGGTGGAACGGTCTGGGTGATCGTCACCGGTGTCGGCGGCGGTGGCGGTGGCACCGGCGGCGGGACCTCCACCGGCGGCGCCGGCGCCACGGTGGCCGGCGGCGGCCCGGCCGGCGGCGGGAACGCCGGCGTGGCCGGCATTGGCCGCGGCATCGGCACCATCCCCAGCGGGGCGGCCCCGATGATCGAGCTCACCACGGTGCCGTGCGAGTCGCAGTCCGACAGCCCGTCCTCGCCCATGATGTAGTCGCCGCCGGGCACCACCGGCAGGCGCGGGTTGGGCGACACCCCGGTGTCGATGACCGCCACCGGCACACCGTTGCCGGTGCTGTACTGCCATGCCTTGCCGATGTTGAGCAGGTTAAAGCCCGGCGCCAGCTGCGCCACGTCGGGGTTTTTCACGGTGATGGGCGTTGAGCAGCTATTGGCCCGCCGCATCGGCTGATCGGGTCGCGGCGGCCCGTCGGCGGGTACCAACGCCGGGTCCACCGACGGTGGTGGGATGGCCTGTGCGGCAGGGACCGTGGCCGACAACGCGACCAGGGCGACGGCGGCCGTCGCCGCTACGACTCGCAAGCCCACCCGGCCTAGTGGCGAAGCCACGAGAACAGCCCTCCCAGGGCTGCCGCCGCGGGCAGCAACACGATCATGGCCAACACCTCAACCCATTCCACGGCCAGCCGGATCAACGGCCTGAACCGGGTCACCGGCACCACCAGCGCCGCGGCCAACCCCGACGCGGCGAAAGCCGCGACCGCCAACGAGGGCCACAACAGCCCGCCGGGCACGCCCTTCGGGGCGGCGAGCGCGTACTTGACCACCCCGGCGCACACCGCCGCGGACGCCCCGCACACCAACGCGACCGCTTGGAACTTGGCGGCGAATCCGCGGCCCTGGGTGATGAAGAGGCCCACCACCAAGCCGGCGACCAACAACGCCAACCAGGCCAGCGGCCGACCGGGCGTCAGCACCCCCCACACCGCGGCGGGCAGCACGGCGGATATCCCGACGCACATTCCCACCTGAACCGCGTTGACCAGCCTGGCCGAGGCCGCGATCGCGGCGCCGCGCGCGGTGATGTCGGTCAATTCGTTGTCCTCGTCCTCACCGTCGTCCTCACTGACCGGAGACACGGTGTCGACCGGCATGCCCGCACGGCGGGCGAACAGGTCCCGGCCGGTGATCGATCCGAAGTATGGCGGTCGCACCCGTGCCACCCACAGCGCGATCGTCGGCGTCATCCTGACCAACACGACCAGCCCGACCAGCACACAAACCGCCAACACCGGCACCGACACCGGCCAAAACATGCGGACACCGGCCACGGCCGCGAGCATCCCGCACACCGTCACCACCGCCGTGACCACGGCCGTCTGCCACCGCTTGCGCGTCACCACGCCGATGGCGATGGCGCCCAGGATCACCACCACCAGACCGATCAGCCCGTGCGGCGCGCCCAGCGCCCCGGGCGGAGCGCAGGCCGCTGCGACGGCCAGCAACGCCACCGCCAGCCACCCGAACCCGCTGAACAGGTCGCGCCGGTCGCGCCAGCCCCAGCGCACCACCAGCGTCCCGATCACCAACGGCAGCCCGAACCCGCCGGCCACCGCGGCCGGAATCGGGCCATCGGTGAAGGTGCGTGCCCGCAACGTCAGGGCCACCACCACCCCGGCCGCCATGGCGATGATCGCGATGGCCGTGTGGGCGGCGGTGAGCGGCGTCACCGGGGCAAACATGCGATCCCCACCGTCACGGCCGAGCCACTTGCCCATGGCCGCCAGGCCCGTCGACAGCGACTCGTACTGCGGCTCGAACGACTCGCCGGCGACCCGCGGTACCAGCACCAGCGTGTCGCCGTCCTGCACGCCCAGCTCGTCTAGGCTCTTGTTGATATCCAGCCGCACCCCGTTGATCTTGTGCAGCTCATAGCTGCCGGCCGGCAGCGCAATGCCGTCGAAACCTTTCCGTTTCAGGTCGGCGTCGAACAGCTCCACCATTCCCTCGAAGAATCCCTCCACCGGAATTCCGGCCGGGAACACCTGGGAACACAGATGCTTGTCGTAGGAAATGTTGACCGCACAGCGCGCCGGGAAAGCAACCTTGTGTGGCGATGTCACGACGCCGCTCGCTCCGCATCGGGAATATATTTGTCGGCCAGGCCCGCGGTGATTTCGAAAAGCCGCAACCGTGACTTCTTGTTCAACTCATGCACCGTGTCGATGATCCCGCCTTTGGCCAGGTGCGGATCGAACGGCATCGCTTCCACGATTGCCCCGACCTTGGTAAACCGTTCGGTCAAGTAGGCCAGCGCATCCTTATCGGTGATGGTGTCGGCGTGGTTGATGATCACGGTGCTCCGCGAGACCAGCTCGTGATAACCCTGCGACCGCAGATAGTCCACCGCCCGCAGCACCGGCCGGGACCGGTCCGCGGTGATCCCCGAGACGAACACCAAGGTGTCGGTGTTCTGCAGCACCGGCTTCATCACCTCGTGCTCGAGGTCGACGGAGGTGTCGACGACCATCACGGTGTGGGTTCGCCGCAGCCGGGACAACACCCCGGAGAACATCGCCGGCACCAGCGGTCTGGGCTGGTCCGACGTGCGGTTTCCGGCAAGCACGTCCAGTCCCACCGCGTTTTGCCCCAGATGCTCGCGGATGTCCGCGTAGCCCTGCACGTCGGTGTCGTTGATGATGGCGGCGTAGTCCCCCGGCGGTGACTCGTCGATGCG comes from the Mycobacterium shinjukuense genome and includes:
- the mycP gene encoding type VII secretion-associated serine protease mycosin translates to MASPLGRVGLRVVAATAAVALVALSATVPAAQAIPPPSVDPALVPADGPPRPDQPMRRANSCSTPITVKNPDVAQLAPGFNLLNIGKAWQYSTGNGVPVAVIDTGVSPNPRLPVVPGGDYIMGEDGLSDCDSHGTVVSSIIGAAPLGMVPMPRPMPATPAFPPPAGPPPATVAPAPPVEVPPPVPPPPPPTPVTITQTVPPPPPPPPEEAGAMAPAHGPPDPQTEDEPAVPPPPPGAPDGVAGVAPHATIISIRQSSRAFEPVNPPPADPNSDERVKAGTLNTVARAVVHAANMGAKVINISVTSCLPAVAPADQRALGAALWYAATVKDAVIVAAAGNDGEAGCGNNPMFDPLDPSDPRDWHQVKIISSPSWFADYVLSVGAVDAEGAALDKSMSGPWVGVAAPGTHIMGLSPQGGGPVNAYPPSRPGEKNMPFWGTSFSAAYVSGVAALVRAKYPELSAHQVINRIVQSAHNPPAGVDNKVGYGLVDPVAALTFNIPPGERMPPGAQSRVITPPSPAPPPDHRARNIAIGFVGAVAAGVLVAAIAARLRRAR
- the eccD gene encoding type VII secretion integral membrane protein EccD; protein product: MTSPHKVAFPARCAVNISYDKHLCSQVFPAGIPVEGFFEGMVELFDADLKRKGFDGIALPAGSYELHKINGVRLDINKSLDELGVQDGDTLVLVPRVAGESFEPQYESLSTGLAAMGKWLGRDGGDRMFAPVTPLTAAHTAIAIIAMAAGVVVALTLRARTFTDGPIPAAVAGGFGLPLVIGTLVVRWGWRDRRDLFSGFGWLAVALLAVAAACAPPGALGAPHGLIGLVVVILGAIAIGVVTRKRWQTAVVTAVVTVCGMLAAVAGVRMFWPVSVPVLAVCVLVGLVVLVRMTPTIALWVARVRPPYFGSITGRDLFARRAGMPVDTVSPVSEDDGEDEDNELTDITARGAAIAASARLVNAVQVGMCVGISAVLPAAVWGVLTPGRPLAWLALLVAGLVVGLFITQGRGFAAKFQAVALVCGASAAVCAGVVKYALAAPKGVPGGLLWPSLAVAAFAASGLAAALVVPVTRFRPLIRLAVEWVEVLAMIVLLPAAAALGGLFSWLRH
- a CDS encoding MinD/ParA family ATP-binding protein, with translation MTSPWNDPNISDEGALRRADPSVARNFGDSVSDTMRITDLAAPRKIPPGSGWRKFVYAASFHKINPGESPRERHYRDLQGRIRRHIRRQYVITVVSGKGGVGVTTMAACIGGVFRECRPDNVIAIDAVPGFGTLADRIDESPPGDYAAIINDTDVQGYADIREHLGQNAVGLDVLAGNRTSDQPRPLVPAMFSGVLSRLRRTHTVMVVDTSVDLEHEVMKPVLQNTDTLVFVSGITADRSRPVLRAVDYLRSQGYHELVSRSTVIINHADTITDKDALAYLTERFTKVGAIVEAMPFDPHLAKGGIIDTVHELNKKSRLRLFEITAGLADKYIPDAERAAS